A region from the Pseudodesulfovibrio sp. JC047 genome encodes:
- a CDS encoding P-loop NTPase fold protein: protein MLLFPPLPKIKPMEGFTEDNDIFKRKPFGESLMRLVQRSDEAIVLGLEGPWGAGKTTFVQQWRGLLSREENGSIDSIYFDSFSQDYQDDPMAALADELYEFIDSKAKGEDKGVWVEQKPSFKESVGGLLTSGVGSFGKVCGAIVGAGVSAVSGGGGPEVEMIVAGAGAAGEEAGLLAENYFESRKLCRKGLKEFKDSLKAIGAGLREQKKSLVFIIDELDRCRPDFALDILEKVKHVFSVPGIVFVLVYNGKQLEQHIRARYGDVDAAIYLNKFININVLMPKAADVRQLYNDDTNRYVEYLVREMGIPFRAEGLIAAYAIRKGMSFREIGKIMTLISTAKLSLPNNMAEWDVVIFGVSLVFLCDQDLFKKLRDKENCWADVNSFFEFKKLTADELNYAKLEWFHHTWSGLLNPHPTNEERQRFGINGENTVALCCRALSNFTPNPA, encoded by the coding sequence ATGCTGCTGTTTCCACCACTTCCTAAGATTAAGCCTATGGAGGGTTTTACAGAAGACAATGATATTTTTAAGCGGAAGCCTTTTGGTGAGAGCCTTATGAGGTTGGTACAGCGTAGTGACGAAGCTATTGTGTTGGGGTTGGAGGGCCCATGGGGCGCAGGTAAGACTACCTTTGTCCAGCAGTGGAGAGGGTTGCTTTCAAGGGAAGAGAACGGAAGTATTGATTCAATTTATTTTGATTCGTTTTCTCAGGATTATCAGGATGACCCGATGGCGGCTTTGGCTGATGAACTTTATGAATTTATCGATAGCAAAGCCAAAGGAGAAGATAAGGGCGTTTGGGTAGAGCAAAAGCCTAGTTTTAAGGAGAGTGTTGGGGGATTATTAACAAGTGGTGTAGGTTCTTTTGGAAAAGTTTGTGGTGCAATAGTTGGTGCTGGCGTTTCAGCCGTTTCAGGAGGGGGGGGGCCAGAGGTTGAAATGATCGTTGCAGGTGCAGGTGCTGCTGGTGAAGAAGCAGGTTTACTCGCAGAGAATTATTTCGAGTCAAGAAAGCTGTGTAGAAAAGGCCTTAAAGAATTTAAGGATTCATTAAAGGCGATTGGTGCAGGGTTGCGGGAACAAAAAAAGTCGCTTGTTTTTATTATTGATGAGCTTGATAGATGTCGTCCTGATTTTGCGTTGGATATTTTGGAAAAGGTGAAACATGTTTTTTCAGTGCCTGGGATCGTTTTTGTGCTGGTTTATAATGGCAAGCAGTTGGAGCAGCACATTCGCGCCCGGTATGGTGATGTTGACGCTGCTATATATTTAAACAAGTTTATCAATATAAATGTCCTTATGCCGAAAGCGGCAGATGTTCGGCAGTTGTACAATGACGATACGAATAGATATGTTGAATATCTTGTCAGAGAAATGGGAATCCCTTTTCGTGCAGAGGGGCTCATAGCGGCTTATGCGATAAGAAAAGGTATGTCGTTTAGAGAAATAGGCAAAATAATGACTCTTATCAGTACAGCAAAGCTTTCACTGCCTAATAATATGGCTGAGTGGGATGTTGTTATATTTGGTGTGTCACTCGTTTTTTTGTGTGATCAAGATCTTTTTAAAAAGCTCAGAGATAAGGAAAATTGTTGGGCTGATGTGAATAGCTTTTTTGAGTTTAAAAAACTGACGGCTGATGAATTGAATTATGCTAAACTAGAATGGTTTCACCATACATGGAGTGGGCTGCTTAATCCCCATCCTACGAATGAAGAGAGACAGCGATTTGGTATAAACGGAGAAAATACTGTTGCGCTCTGTTGTCGTGCTTTGTCCAATTTTACACCTAATCCAGCATAA
- a CDS encoding helix-turn-helix domain-containing protein — protein MSEYKDLGPALNWKQVIKQLGCSKSMFYRMVDEGAFPNAFRFGKSKGIRVPQADVDAYLRKKRAA, from the coding sequence ATGAGTGAGTATAAGGATTTGGGACCGGCGTTGAATTGGAAGCAGGTAATCAAGCAGCTTGGGTGTTCCAAGAGCATGTTTTATCGGATGGTGGACGAGGGCGCTTTCCCGAACGCGTTTCGGTTCGGCAAGAGCAAGGGCATTCGGGTGCCGCAGGCGGATGTGGATGCGTATTTGAGGAAGAAGCGGGCTGCGTAG
- a CDS encoding terminase gpA endonuclease subunit produces MKIACKMLIDPKWVPGGHFGESFTVRPCKAERKVLRKRKRIKPSEWAERHRVLGNESALPGPWRNDTAPYVTGLLDAAYFPGVREVDWCAAPQVGKTEGVNTLLGYSIDRDPGPVMLVYPDRDTAKHNLTTRIRKGLIEPSPRLVSFVTGVEDDFSSYRINLQHMSIYTAWSGSASSLSNKPVKTIIFDEVDKYSKVSSKKETGPIPLGEKRLRTYKWSSKNFKISSPTVSTGEIWQAVLSAQVVFHYYVRCPQCGAYQRMHFKQFRMPEDVRDAERIEAELFGWYECENMGCRWDDHDRDKAVALGEYRDIETGIELFAYLKAHRPRRIGFHTPAWLSRFVTLSEVCAAFLRGTKEHGGSDWKERAKDFKNGYEAEPWEDFQVQRDTDKVDAMCDDRPRLMVPGPVDDVPRVAGLVAGVDTQDKSLPYVIVAYGFGRAEESWRVRTGAALTIPDLEEILWGQTYKDPEGNEHRVELVFWDAMGHRTKEIYSAAIRHRGKMLPIRGRVGINAPLTFSNIEYFPNSKIKIPGGVTLVNIDTKFFKDDLSTAMSVEPGDPGGFHLYNKEEMPHDYSAQMCAEYLDEEKQVWMQPSGKKVDYWDCEVYARAAWYHLGGANRELPKPKRKKPEQMKERPKTQADILSGWRPGWYENR; encoded by the coding sequence ATGAAGATAGCATGTAAAATGTTGATTGATCCCAAGTGGGTTCCGGGCGGACATTTTGGCGAATCTTTTACGGTCAGGCCGTGCAAGGCTGAGCGCAAGGTGCTGCGTAAGCGCAAGCGTATCAAGCCGAGTGAGTGGGCGGAGAGACATCGGGTGTTGGGAAATGAGTCGGCTTTGCCCGGTCCCTGGAGGAATGATACGGCACCTTACGTGACAGGTCTTTTGGACGCGGCTTATTTCCCCGGTGTGCGCGAAGTGGATTGGTGTGCGGCTCCGCAGGTGGGCAAGACCGAAGGGGTCAATACCTTGCTCGGCTATTCCATTGATCGTGATCCCGGTCCGGTGATGTTGGTTTATCCCGATCGGGACACAGCCAAACACAACCTGACTACCCGCATCCGTAAAGGGTTAATTGAGCCGAGTCCGAGGCTTGTTTCTTTTGTGACTGGCGTCGAGGATGATTTCTCATCTTACCGGATCAACTTGCAGCACATGTCTATCTACACCGCGTGGTCCGGGTCGGCCTCTTCGCTGTCAAACAAGCCGGTCAAGACCATCATTTTTGACGAGGTGGACAAGTATTCCAAGGTCTCTTCCAAAAAGGAAACTGGGCCGATCCCGTTGGGCGAAAAGCGGTTACGTACATACAAGTGGTCCAGCAAGAATTTCAAGATCTCTTCACCTACTGTTTCGACTGGTGAAATCTGGCAGGCTGTGTTGAGTGCCCAGGTAGTGTTTCATTATTACGTGCGTTGTCCTCAGTGCGGGGCATATCAACGGATGCATTTCAAGCAGTTCAGGATGCCTGAAGATGTGCGAGATGCAGAGCGGATTGAGGCTGAGTTGTTTGGTTGGTATGAGTGTGAGAATATGGGGTGTCGGTGGGATGATCATGATAGGGACAAGGCCGTGGCTTTGGGCGAGTACCGGGATATTGAGACGGGTATCGAGTTGTTTGCCTATCTTAAAGCACATCGGCCTCGTCGAATTGGATTCCATACTCCGGCCTGGTTGTCGCGATTCGTTACCTTGTCCGAGGTGTGTGCCGCTTTTTTGCGTGGCACCAAGGAACATGGTGGTAGCGATTGGAAGGAACGAGCCAAAGATTTCAAGAATGGGTATGAGGCCGAGCCGTGGGAAGATTTTCAGGTTCAACGTGATACGGACAAGGTGGACGCCATGTGCGATGACCGGCCGCGCTTGATGGTGCCGGGACCAGTGGATGACGTGCCGAGAGTGGCCGGGCTGGTGGCGGGAGTGGATACCCAGGACAAGAGCTTGCCCTACGTGATTGTGGCTTACGGGTTTGGCAGGGCCGAGGAGTCGTGGCGGGTGCGTACTGGAGCGGCCCTGACTATTCCTGATCTGGAGGAGATCCTATGGGGTCAGACTTACAAGGACCCGGAAGGGAACGAGCATCGAGTGGAGCTGGTGTTCTGGGATGCCATGGGCCACCGGACAAAGGAAATCTATTCGGCGGCTATCCGGCACCGGGGCAAGATGTTGCCTATTAGGGGGCGGGTTGGCATCAATGCGCCGTTGACTTTTTCCAATATCGAATATTTCCCGAACAGCAAGATTAAGATTCCCGGCGGTGTAACGCTGGTGAATATCGATACCAAGTTTTTCAAGGATGACTTGTCTACGGCCATGTCTGTGGAACCGGGTGATCCTGGCGGGTTTCATCTCTACAACAAGGAGGAGATGCCGCATGACTATTCGGCCCAAATGTGCGCCGAGTATCTTGACGAGGAAAAACAGGTGTGGATGCAGCCTTCGGGAAAGAAGGTGGACTATTGGGATTGCGAGGTCTATGCGCGGGCGGCTTGGTATCACCTTGGCGGGGCCAACCGTGAGCTGCCAAAGCCTAAAAGGAAGAAGCCTGAGCAGATGAAAGAGCGACCGAAAACTCAAGCTGATATCCTCAGTGGCTGGCGACCGGGTTGGTACGAGAACAGATAA
- a CDS encoding alpha helicase: MSVNVLDLLREMGIEPKLISSTNGGEWHSQCPGCGGKEHRFCVWPEQNDGSGSWWCRICDAGGDNIEFLRKYCGMEYFEACKKVDRNPEEQHRMPKRKPRKDSFQPKAWDDPNEKWQGRSVELVEWAHGHLLKNSEQLDYLAKRGVPLEAVRRFKLGWNCGEMGRDVYRARSAWGLPDEINPKTGKLKRMWMPIGLVVPSFWQGTLQRVRFRRTPEARAQWGRDMKYVVLPGSAMGPMLTRESAQAWMIAEAELDAIAMDYAVEDLDVGAIGLGSLSSKPDARMMPLLQASFWMGNALDFELYEPKTEEEERSIQMQTKAKHWWGKEFSQCERWPVPKGKDPGDYKADHGGDLREWILTGLPPVLHPGPSISAISNQGEKLVVPPRHVERKTVLPDDIEELRAILATNRMEIRVDRAGWAWSYDGPMELYGRVADLSHQPVVMAWLREIGDPVVSWRNFMKPMEGK; the protein is encoded by the coding sequence GTGAGTGTCAATGTTCTGGATTTGCTTCGGGAGATGGGGATTGAACCCAAATTGATCTCCAGCACCAACGGCGGCGAATGGCATTCGCAATGTCCGGGGTGCGGTGGCAAGGAACATCGGTTTTGCGTTTGGCCGGAGCAAAATGACGGCTCTGGGTCTTGGTGGTGCCGAATTTGTGATGCTGGCGGGGATAATATTGAATTTCTGAGGAAGTATTGCGGCATGGAGTATTTCGAAGCCTGCAAGAAGGTTGATCGGAACCCCGAGGAGCAGCACAGGATGCCCAAAAGAAAGCCTCGGAAGGACTCCTTTCAGCCCAAGGCGTGGGATGATCCTAATGAAAAGTGGCAGGGGCGGTCTGTGGAATTGGTCGAGTGGGCACATGGGCATTTGTTGAAAAACAGTGAACAACTCGACTATTTGGCCAAGCGCGGTGTTCCGCTGGAGGCGGTCAGGCGATTCAAGTTGGGGTGGAATTGTGGAGAAATGGGGCGCGATGTTTATCGGGCAAGATCGGCCTGGGGCCTTCCTGATGAAATCAATCCGAAGACCGGCAAATTGAAACGGATGTGGATGCCCATTGGCCTAGTTGTTCCGTCTTTTTGGCAGGGCACATTGCAGAGAGTGCGATTCAGGAGAACTCCAGAGGCGCGAGCGCAATGGGGGCGCGACATGAAATATGTGGTTCTGCCCGGATCGGCCATGGGGCCGATGTTGACACGTGAGTCCGCGCAGGCATGGATGATCGCCGAAGCCGAATTGGACGCAATCGCCATGGATTATGCCGTCGAGGACCTTGATGTCGGTGCTATTGGCCTTGGGTCTCTGAGCAGTAAGCCCGACGCGAGGATGATGCCCCTTCTTCAAGCATCTTTTTGGATGGGCAATGCGTTGGATTTTGAGCTGTATGAGCCGAAGACCGAAGAGGAAGAGCGCAGTATCCAGATGCAAACCAAGGCGAAGCATTGGTGGGGTAAAGAATTCTCACAGTGTGAGCGGTGGCCGGTTCCGAAGGGGAAGGATCCGGGTGATTACAAAGCGGATCACGGCGGCGACTTGCGGGAATGGATTTTGACCGGCCTGCCTCCGGTCCTTCACCCTGGACCTTCGATTTCTGCGATTTCGAATCAAGGGGAGAAGCTGGTTGTGCCGCCCAGGCATGTGGAGCGGAAGACGGTTCTGCCGGATGACATTGAGGAACTGCGGGCAATTTTGGCGACGAACAGGATGGAGATTCGCGTGGACAGGGCCGGGTGGGCTTGGAGTTATGACGGGCCGATGGAGTTGTATGGTCGGGTCGCGGATTTGTCGCATCAGCCTGTGGTTATGGCGTGGCTGCGTGAGATAGGTGATCCCGTTGTGAGTTGGCGAAATTTTATGAAACCGATGGAGGGGAAATAA